TCTTCAGCGAGCCCGACGCCGGCTCCGACCTCGCGGGCCTCACCACCCGGGCCACCCGCGACGGCGACGAGTGGGTGATCAGCGGCCAGAAGGTGTGGACGTCGGCGAGCGAGCGGGCGGCGTGGGGCATCCTGCTGGCCCGCAGCGACTGGGACGTCCCCAAGCACCGGGGCATCACCTACTTCCTGCTCGACATGGCGACGCCGGGCATCACCATCCGGCCGCTGCGGCAGATGACCGGCGAGAGCCACTTCTCCGAGGTCTTCCTCGAGGACGTGCGGATCCCGGACGCCAACGTCCTCGGCGAGCCGGGGGAGGGGTGGCGCATCACCCAGACCACCCTCACCAGCGAGCGGTCGTCGATCGCGGGCGGCGCCAACGTCGACCCCGGCGCCCTCGCCGCGCTCGCCCGGCAGCACGGCCGCAACCACGATCCGGTGGTCCGCCAGGCCGTCGCCCGGGTGCACATCCAGGCCGAGCTGCTGCGCTTCCTCCGCTACCGCACCCAGACGGCGCTGAGCCAGGGCCGCCCGCCGGGTCAGGAGGCGTCGGTCATGAAGCTGGCGCACTCCCGCTACATGCGGGCGCTCACCCGGACCGCCGTGCACATCCAGGGCGCCGAGGGCCAGCTCGCCAACGGCGACATGTGGCGCCGGCGCTTCCTGCACGCCCCGTCGCTGAGCATCGCCGGGGGCAGCGACCAGGTGCAGGCGAACATCATCGGCGAGCGGGCGCTGGGCCTGCCGCAGGAGCCCCGGGACGACCGCGACGCGCCTTTCCGCCTGACCAGTCACGGTCACCAGTAGCTTTGTGCGCCATGCCGGGCCCGGACGCACCGATGGTGGACACCCTGACCAAGAGCCAGGCGGCGCGGCGTCAGCGGGTGATCCGGGCGTCGCTCGACCTGGCGGCGGAGGG
This sequence is a window from Acidimicrobiales bacterium. Protein-coding genes within it:
- a CDS encoding acyl-CoA dehydrogenase family protein, producing the protein MDIDDTPEEAAFRAEARAWLEAHAIPKGHPDDFSSGVWSGEYDEDGYVARCRIWQRTLYDGGWAGITWPKQFGGRGGKPIEQAIFNQEQARFGVSTGAFMIAVGMAGPTIVAHGTPEQQQRHLPGMLRGDDLWCQLFSEPDAGSDLAGLTTRATRDGDEWVISGQKVWTSASERAAWGILLARSDWDVPKHRGITYFLLDMATPGITIRPLRQMTGESHFSEVFLEDVRIPDANVLGEPGEGWRITQTTLTSERSSIAGGANVDPGALAALARQHGRNHDPVVRQAVARVHIQAELLRFLRYRTQTALSQGRPPGQEASVMKLAHSRYMRALTRTAVHIQGAEGQLANGDMWRRRFLHAPSLSIAGGSDQVQANIIGERALGLPQEPRDDRDAPFRLTSHGHQ